In Sphingobacterium thalpophilum, a genomic segment contains:
- a CDS encoding RteC domain-containing protein: MEIVLNKILSEIQRQEDMLSSQMMQTADEAYQMTLFLKEMLFTIKMKVLQTGFKDERQEINFFKNIKPQILGKLIYYNKVFRIETTCPVSAGRIHQSYFENQLKILKSEYKESISNEDFYRYYRAGRTDRDHSYFRLGKINYHDGLKSSVFEIDLSFSTYYDNKVAHIIANELLYTFLLTKINPEKNPDTISINGDGNKDISWTNSQNALIELIYALYVSKSIAYGKIGIRKLALIFQILFRTPLNDIHHSFHRMKTRAGSRTVFLDQLKISLEEYMDKDL; this comes from the coding sequence ATGGAAATCGTGTTGAACAAAATATTATCGGAAATTCAGCGTCAGGAAGATATGCTATCTTCTCAAATGATGCAAACTGCGGATGAGGCTTACCAAATGACCTTATTCTTAAAGGAAATGCTGTTTACTATAAAGATGAAGGTCTTGCAGACCGGATTTAAGGACGAACGGCAGGAAATCAATTTTTTCAAGAATATCAAACCGCAGATTTTAGGAAAACTTATTTATTACAATAAGGTATTCCGCATTGAAACTACCTGCCCCGTAAGTGCAGGGAGAATACACCAAAGTTATTTTGAAAACCAACTGAAAATTCTGAAATCCGAATACAAGGAAAGCATATCCAATGAGGATTTTTACAGGTACTATCGTGCAGGCAGAACTGACCGTGACCACAGTTATTTCAGGCTCGGAAAAATCAATTACCACGATGGTCTAAAAAGTAGTGTATTTGAAATTGACCTTAGCTTTTCTACTTATTACGATAACAAAGTTGCCCATATTATAGCCAATGAATTACTTTATACTTTCTTGCTTACCAAAATAAACCCTGAAAAAAATCCCGATACCATTTCAATAAACGGTGATGGAAACAAAGACATTTCGTGGACGAACTCGCAAAATGCACTGATAGAATTGATTTACGCCCTGTATGTTTCCAAATCTATTGCATACGGGAAAATAGGCATCAGGAAATTAGCATTGATTTTCCAAATCCTCTTCCGAACGCCCTTGAACGATATACATCATTCTTTCCACCGAATGAAAACAAGGGCAGGCTCCCGAACGGTGTTTTTAGACCAGCTCAAAATTTCCCTCGAAGAGTATATGGATAAAGACCTTTAG
- a CDS encoding DUF3945 domain-containing protein yields the protein MSEETTNKKEMPEQLSDILLVLDKEKMKIQAVKSIDENGKMETVDPTKKNQNQFMRVDKSGDFFSNFFSNFFSQLKNPTNFTFFKVPAPVAAEKAEELQKHVDKPTPQGEKVLKEHEVKAEPQPDKKQENQNNMAKAQTTTEASEYRYKPEQIDWDTMKNLGLSKEFLEKRNLLDPLLRGYKTNELLPIGINLGGSILRTDARLSLQQAEDGNVIVAIHGIKREPNLHFEFFGHKFTDEDKKNLLETGNMGRVVNLVNSKTGDLMPSIISIDRLTNDVVALRTEFIKIPDEIKGVKLNEEQKQTLMEGKPLYLEGMISTKGTEFSATVQFNADKRYVEFLFDRSNNNQQAQTNKQNTGQSNQQSQPQEAPRTFRGKELDDEQYNKFKAGQTIYVELKDKKDQPYKGYITFDKDTGKTNFEFPGQYKARVEPAETHKTQTAVNSEGKTNEATKNVQEPLKSGQQRPKNEKQQEQQDNKPAKSKGRKM from the coding sequence ATGAGCGAAGAAACAACAAATAAAAAGGAAATGCCCGAACAGCTTTCTGACATATTACTCGTACTGGATAAAGAGAAAATGAAAATCCAGGCGGTAAAGAGTATAGACGAAAACGGGAAAATGGAAACCGTTGACCCCACCAAGAAGAACCAAAACCAGTTTATGCGTGTGGACAAAAGCGGCGATTTCTTTTCCAACTTCTTTTCCAATTTTTTCAGTCAGTTAAAGAACCCTACAAACTTTACTTTCTTCAAAGTGCCTGCCCCGGTTGCTGCTGAAAAAGCAGAGGAACTGCAAAAGCACGTAGATAAGCCCACCCCACAAGGTGAAAAAGTGCTGAAAGAACACGAAGTGAAAGCAGAACCCCAACCGGATAAAAAACAAGAAAATCAAAATAATATGGCAAAAGCACAAACAACAACGGAAGCAAGCGAATACCGCTACAAACCGGAGCAGATTGATTGGGACACAATGAAAAACCTCGGATTAAGCAAAGAGTTTCTTGAAAAAAGAAACCTGCTCGACCCTTTGTTACGAGGTTATAAAACCAATGAACTTTTACCGATAGGTATTAACCTCGGTGGTTCTATCCTCCGCACGGATGCTCGCCTGTCTCTACAGCAAGCCGAAGACGGCAATGTTATCGTAGCAATCCACGGTATCAAAAGAGAACCTAACCTGCATTTTGAGTTTTTCGGACACAAGTTTACGGACGAAGACAAGAAAAACCTGCTCGAAACGGGTAATATGGGACGTGTGGTCAATCTCGTAAATTCTAAAACAGGCGACCTGATGCCGTCCATTATCAGTATTGACAGGCTGACCAATGATGTAGTTGCACTGCGCACGGAGTTTATCAAAATTCCCGATGAAATTAAGGGCGTAAAACTGAATGAGGAGCAAAAGCAAACGCTGATGGAGGGCAAACCACTCTATTTAGAGGGTATGATTTCCACGAAAGGAACGGAGTTTTCGGCAACGGTACAATTCAATGCCGATAAACGATATGTTGAGTTCCTGTTTGACAGAAGCAACAACAATCAGCAAGCGCAAACGAACAAACAGAACACTGGGCAAAGCAATCAGCAAAGCCAACCGCAGGAAGCCCCAAGAACTTTCAGGGGCAAAGAACTGGATGATGAGCAGTACAACAAGTTCAAAGCCGGACAAACCATATACGTTGAACTGAAAGACAAAAAAGACCAACCGTATAAGGGTTATATCACTTTTGACAAAGACACTGGAAAGACCAATTTTGAGTTCCCCGGTCAGTATAAAGCACGGGTAGAACCTGCCGAAACCCATAAAACGCAAACTGCTGTCAATTCGGAGGGCAAAACCAACGAAGCGACTAAGAACGTCCAAGAGCCTTTGAAGTCCGGGCAGCAAAGACCGAAAAACGAAAAGCAGCAGGAACAACAGGACAACAAGCCTGCAAAATCCAAAGGCAGAAAAATGTAA
- a CDS encoding helix-turn-helix domain-containing protein — MNIITVDEEVWKHLNERLKAISEYILKLEDTSYDSLWLNNHEVCQYLHISEKTLWRMRTNGQIAFSKMYGQYYYTIGAIKEMLNANAVQTTDEYVEQLMAKGKSYIEKGRKLKSGNN; from the coding sequence ATGAATATTATAACAGTTGACGAAGAAGTGTGGAAGCACCTCAATGAGCGGTTGAAAGCCATTAGCGAATATATCCTCAAACTGGAAGATACAAGCTACGATAGTTTGTGGCTCAACAATCACGAAGTCTGCCAGTATCTCCACATCAGCGAAAAAACATTGTGGCGTATGCGCACCAATGGGCAGATAGCCTTTTCAAAAATGTACGGGCAGTATTACTATACGATTGGTGCTATCAAGGAAATGCTCAACGCTAACGCTGTGCAGACCACCGATGAATATGTAGAGCAGCTTATGGCGAAAGGCAAAAGCTATATCGAAAAAGGCAGAAAGCTGAAATCAGGTAATAATTAA
- a CDS encoding helix-turn-helix domain-containing protein, with product MNIDKMEFVAWMERIMDRLDILGNHIDDLQKKRNSIDGEELLDNQDLLQMLKISNRSLQRYRSIGKLPYYTISGKLYYKLSDVHQFIRESFNPPLPKLDANK from the coding sequence ATGAATATCGACAAAATGGAATTTGTGGCGTGGATGGAACGCATAATGGATAGGCTGGACATTCTTGGCAATCACATAGACGATTTACAAAAGAAGCGCAACAGCATAGACGGCGAAGAATTACTGGACAATCAGGATTTATTGCAAATGCTGAAAATCAGTAACCGTTCCCTGCAACGGTATCGCTCCATAGGCAAGCTCCCTTATTATACCATTAGCGGAAAACTGTATTACAAACTGTCTGATGTGCATCAGTTCATCAGGGAAAGTTTTAACCCTCCCTTGCCCAAACTGGATGCCAATAAATGA